A window from Citrobacter amalonaticus encodes these proteins:
- the epmB gene encoding EF-P beta-lysylation protein EpmB, with protein MAHIVTLNTPSREDWLSQLADVVTNPDELLRLLNIDADEKLLAGRDAKRLFALRVPRAFIARMEKGNPDDPLLRQVLTSEDEFITAPGFSTDPLEEQHSVVPGLLHKYRNRALLLVKGGCAVNCRYCFRRHFPYAENQGNKRNWQTALDYISAHTELDEIIFSGGDPLMAKDHELDWLLTQLEAIPHIKRLRIHSRLPIVIPARITEGLVARFTRSSLQILLVNHINHANEVDDAFRQAMAKLRIAGVTLLNQSVLLRGVNDNAQTLANLSNALFDAGVMPYYLHVLDKVQGAAHFMVTDDDARQIVRELLTLVSGYMVPKLAREIGGEPSKTPLDLQLRQQ; from the coding sequence ATGGCGCATATTGTAACCCTAAATACCCCATCCAGAGAAGATTGGTTATCGCAACTTGCCGATGTTGTGACCAATCCCGATGAACTCCTGCGTCTTTTGAATATAGACGCAGATGAAAAACTGTTGGCTGGACGCGACGCCAAACGGCTGTTCGCCCTGCGCGTGCCGCGTGCATTTATCGCACGTATGGAAAAAGGCAATCCTGACGATCCGCTTTTACGTCAGGTACTTACCTCCGAAGATGAGTTTATTACCGCGCCGGGTTTCTCCACCGATCCGCTGGAAGAACAGCATAGCGTCGTACCGGGACTGCTGCATAAATACCGTAACCGGGCGCTGCTGCTGGTGAAAGGCGGCTGTGCGGTAAATTGTCGCTATTGCTTCCGTCGCCACTTTCCGTACGCCGAAAATCAGGGAAATAAGCGAAACTGGCAGACGGCGCTGGACTACATTAGCGCGCACACCGAGCTGGATGAGATCATTTTCTCCGGCGGCGATCCGCTGATGGCCAAAGATCATGAGCTGGACTGGCTGCTCACACAACTGGAAGCCATTCCCCATATCAAACGTCTGCGTATTCACAGTCGCCTGCCCATCGTCATCCCTGCGAGGATTACGGAGGGGCTGGTTGCCCGCTTCACCCGTTCTTCGCTGCAGATCCTGCTGGTGAATCACATTAACCACGCTAACGAGGTGGATGACGCGTTTCGACAAGCAATGGCGAAACTACGCATCGCAGGCGTTACGCTGCTCAATCAGAGCGTCCTGTTGCGTGGCGTCAATGATAACGCGCAGACGCTGGCGAACCTCAGTAATGCGCTGTTTGATGCGGGCGTCATGCCCTATTACCTGCACGTGCTGGATAAAGTGCAAGGGGCGGCGCATTTCATGGTGACGGATGATGACGCGCGCCAGATTGTGCGTGAACTGCTCACCCTGGTCTCGGGTTATATGGTGCCCAAACTGGCGCGGGAAATTGGCGGCGAACCGAGTAAAACGCCACTGGATTTACAACTGCGTCAACAATAA
- the groL gene encoding chaperonin GroEL (60 kDa chaperone family; promotes refolding of misfolded polypeptides especially under stressful conditions; forms two stacked rings of heptamers to form a barrel-shaped 14mer; ends can be capped by GroES; misfolded proteins enter the barrel where they are refolded when GroES binds) → MAAKDVKFGNDARVKMLRGVNVLADAVKVTLGPKGRNVVLDKSFGAPTITKDGVSVAREIELEDKFENMGAQMVKEVASKANDAAGDGTTTATVLAQSIITEGLKAVAAGMNPMDLKRGIDKAVAAAVEELKALSVPCSDSKAIAQVGTISANSDETVGKLIAEAMDKVGKEGVITVEDGTGLQDELDVVEGMQFDRGYLSPYFINKPETGAVELESPFILLADKKISNIREMLPVLEAVAKAGKPLLIIAEDVEGEALATLVVNTMRGIVKVAAVKAPGFGDRRKAMLQDIATLTGGTVISEEIGMELEKATLEDLGQAKRVVINKDTTTIIDGVGDEAAIQGRVTQIRQQIEEATSDYDREKLQERVAKLAGGVAVIKVGAATEVEMKEKKARVEDALHATRAAVEEGVVAGGGVALIRVASKIAGLKGQNEDQNVGIKVALRAMESPLRQIVLNCGEEPSVVANTVKAGDGNYGYNAATEEYGNMIDMGILDPTKVTRSALQYAASVAGLMITTECMVTDLPKGDAPDLGAAGGMGGMGGMGGMM, encoded by the coding sequence ATGGCAGCTAAAGACGTAAAATTCGGTAACGACGCTCGTGTGAAAATGCTGCGCGGCGTAAACGTACTGGCAGACGCAGTGAAAGTCACCCTCGGTCCGAAAGGCCGTAACGTCGTTCTGGACAAATCCTTCGGTGCACCGACCATCACTAAAGATGGTGTTTCCGTAGCACGTGAAATCGAACTGGAAGACAAGTTCGAAAACATGGGCGCGCAGATGGTGAAAGAAGTCGCCTCTAAAGCGAATGACGCAGCAGGCGACGGTACCACCACTGCGACCGTACTGGCTCAGTCCATCATCACCGAAGGGCTGAAAGCCGTTGCTGCGGGTATGAACCCGATGGACCTGAAGCGTGGTATCGACAAAGCGGTTGCGGCTGCGGTTGAAGAACTGAAAGCGCTGTCCGTACCGTGCTCCGACTCTAAAGCCATTGCTCAGGTGGGTACCATCTCTGCTAACTCCGACGAAACCGTAGGTAAACTGATCGCAGAAGCGATGGACAAAGTCGGTAAAGAAGGCGTGATTACCGTGGAAGACGGTACCGGTCTGCAGGACGAACTGGACGTCGTTGAAGGTATGCAGTTCGACCGTGGCTACCTGTCACCGTACTTCATCAACAAGCCGGAAACTGGTGCAGTAGAACTGGAAAGCCCGTTCATCCTGCTGGCTGACAAGAAAATCTCCAACATCCGCGAAATGCTGCCGGTTCTGGAAGCCGTTGCGAAAGCAGGCAAACCGCTGCTGATCATCGCTGAAGATGTGGAAGGCGAAGCGCTGGCAACGCTGGTGGTTAACACCATGCGCGGCATCGTGAAAGTGGCTGCGGTTAAAGCTCCTGGTTTCGGCGATCGTCGTAAAGCGATGCTGCAGGATATCGCGACTCTGACTGGCGGTACCGTGATCTCTGAAGAGATCGGTATGGAGCTGGAAAAAGCAACGCTGGAAGACCTGGGTCAGGCAAAACGCGTTGTGATCAACAAAGACACCACCACCATCATCGATGGCGTGGGTGACGAAGCGGCAATCCAGGGTCGTGTGACTCAGATTCGTCAGCAGATCGAAGAAGCCACCTCCGACTACGACCGCGAAAAACTGCAGGAGCGCGTAGCGAAACTGGCAGGCGGCGTGGCAGTCATCAAAGTTGGTGCTGCGACTGAAGTTGAAATGAAAGAGAAAAAAGCCCGCGTTGAAGATGCTCTGCACGCGACCCGTGCTGCGGTAGAAGAAGGCGTGGTTGCCGGTGGTGGCGTGGCGCTGATTCGCGTAGCCTCCAAAATCGCTGGCCTGAAAGGTCAGAACGAAGATCAGAACGTCGGTATCAAAGTTGCGCTGCGCGCAATGGAATCTCCGCTGCGTCAGATCGTTCTGAACTGCGGCGAAGAACCGTCTGTTGTCGCTAACACCGTGAAAGCGGGCGATGGCAACTACGGTTACAACGCAGCGACCGAAGAATACGGCAACATGATCGATATGGGTATCCTGGATCCAACCAAAGTCACCCGTTCTGCTCTGCAGTACGCGGCTTCTGTGGCTGGCCTGATGATTACCACCGAGTGCATGGTAACCGACCTGCCGAAAGGCGACGCGCCTGACTTAGGTGCTGCTGGTGGTATGGGCGGCATGGGTGGTATGGGCGGCATGATGTAA
- a CDS encoding DUF4156 domain-containing protein gives MHVKYLAGIVGAALLMAGCSSSNELSSAGQSVRFVEEKPGAECQLIGTATGKQSNWLSGQHGEEGGSMRGAANDLRNQAAAMGGNVIYGVSSPSQGMLSSFVPTASEMIGQVYKCPN, from the coding sequence ATGCACGTGAAATATTTAGCAGGGATCGTCGGTGCCGCGCTACTGATGGCGGGTTGTAGCTCCAGCAACGAACTGAGTTCCGCAGGGCAAAGTGTTCGCTTTGTGGAAGAGAAGCCAGGCGCTGAATGTCAGTTGATTGGCACGGCCACCGGGAAGCAAAGCAACTGGCTTTCAGGTCAGCACGGTGAAGAAGGCGGTTCTATGCGTGGTGCGGCAAATGACCTGCGCAACCAGGCAGCAGCGATGGGCGGCAACGTGATTTATGGCGTCAGCAGCCCGAGCCAGGGCATGTTATCCAGCTTTGTCCCGACGGCCAGTGAGATGATTGGCCAGGTTTATAAGTGCCCTAATTGA
- the yjeJ gene encoding YjeJ family protein yields the protein MAISIKGVNTGVIRKANEFIALALKIKELRNKESLFFLPALELRDLLIAVESRLYQKQQLNAAERQHYEKTRDAISKKMQENTPAMVENELRHADIHRRVTAVALTDASGDNITLTFTLHDGTTCDLRVNELQIDTLVYAIIRAIENAGMRELALRISSLLDFLPLYDADCLDHERLEYDAYTQSEWKHALFTHYLAVLYRFTDETGKERFCGAVVKTRVPSGSKEAEAISRRVLDFSPRLKKLAGKSCQAFVRTLTADKAQTLTQEQCLRALHHLRVQSVNASTQHA from the coding sequence ATGGCTATCAGTATCAAAGGAGTGAATACGGGTGTTATTCGTAAAGCGAACGAATTCATCGCGCTGGCGCTGAAAATTAAAGAGCTAAGGAACAAGGAATCGCTGTTTTTTCTACCTGCGCTGGAATTACGCGATCTGCTGATTGCCGTGGAAAGTCGTCTGTACCAGAAACAGCAACTGAACGCTGCCGAACGTCAGCACTACGAAAAAACGCGCGATGCTATCAGCAAGAAAATGCAGGAAAACACTCCCGCGATGGTGGAAAACGAACTTCGACATGCGGATATTCATCGCCGTGTCACCGCCGTCGCCTTAACTGACGCGAGTGGTGACAACATCACACTGACCTTCACGCTTCACGATGGCACAACCTGCGACCTGCGGGTGAACGAATTGCAGATTGATACTTTGGTGTATGCCATTATTCGGGCGATAGAGAACGCGGGTATGCGGGAACTGGCACTGAGGATCTCCTCGTTGCTGGATTTTTTGCCGCTGTACGATGCGGACTGTCTGGACCATGAGCGACTGGAATACGACGCCTACACGCAGTCAGAGTGGAAACACGCGCTTTTCACGCATTATCTTGCGGTACTTTATCGTTTTACGGATGAAACAGGAAAGGAACGGTTCTGCGGCGCTGTCGTGAAAACCCGCGTTCCATCGGGTAGTAAAGAGGCGGAAGCCATTTCCCGTCGTGTACTCGACTTTAGCCCGAGGCTGAAAAAGCTGGCAGGTAAATCGTGTCAGGCTTTTGTCAGAACGCTGACGGCGGATAAAGCGCAGACGCTGACCCAGGAGCAATGCCTGCGCGCGCTACATCATTTACGGGTTCAGTCCGTTAACGCCTCAACACAGCACGCCTGA